The DNA window TATTTTTTATCTTTATAATGGCTTCATAAAAACTTTATTTTACCAGCTTTTTGTTCCCCATTTAAATTAAAGGTCTATTCTTGGGTCTTCCTTAATCACTTTTGCTATAATCTGTGTATTTGTCCTTTCAACTTCTTTCATGTTCATAATTTTTTCAAGTTTTTTTAAGTAGTCATATCTATCTCTGGATCTCATTAAGAGGACAAAATCACTCTCCCCAAAAATGAAGTAGATTCCCCATACACCCGGTATCTCCATAAGTTTCTTTCCTATAGTTTCGTGGTAAGCTGGGCCATATTTAGCTCGGATGAATATTATAGTTAAATAATCTTTTCCAAGTTTAATTGGATTAATTTTGGCGTAATATCCATCTATAATTTTTTCCCTCTCCATCCTCTTTACTCTATAACGCACAGTGGATTTTGGAATACCCAATTTTTTACTAATTTCCTCTATAGAAACTCTACAATTCTCCTGAAGAATCTTTAATATCTCTATATCTATTTTGTTTAGTTTAAAACCCATAAAAAACCTCCTAAAATAAACTGAAATAAGTTTATATTTCATAAACTATTTAAATCTTGTGGAAAAATAATTTTTAATTTTTTGTTAATTTTCACTATTCTTTTTTATGCTTTAATCAAATTTAAGTCTAAAAATTAAACTCTTTATTAACTTTAACCAAAAAGCTTAAATACTTATCTTATTTAAAATAACTCAAGGTTAAGGTGAAAAAGTTGAGTAATGAAAAGATGGAAAGAAGAAAATTTTTAAAATACGCTGCAACAGCTATTATTTCTGGCGCTGTAGCAGGTGCTGGAGGGTTTTATTCCGGACGCGCTGGTGCAGCGGCACCAAAGATCGAAGTAACAACCACAACTGTAACAGCAGCGCCTAAAGAGGGTGTGAGAGAAGAAGCTTGGTTGGAGAGAACATGTTATATGGCCACTCCCCCTCTTCCAGAACCAGTAAAGCTTACAGAGCCGCTTAAGGAGCCTCCATGGATATGTGGGTGGATAGGTGCATTTGATACAGATTCAGGGCGTTCTTCACTAAGAGGAGTTCAAATCGCTATTGATGAAATTAATGCTGCAGGAGGCGTGTTAGGTCGACCTATAAAACTTGTAGCTGCAGATGCCAAAGAAGATGTAGAAGAGGCGATTAAAGCTTATGAATTTTTAGCAACTGAGGCAAAAGCAGATTTTATAATTTCAGGAGATATAGATGATGATACGATGGGTTGGTTA is part of the Candidatus Bathyarchaeota archaeon genome and encodes:
- a CDS encoding Lrp/AsnC family transcriptional regulator; amino-acid sequence: MGFKLNKIDIEILKILQENCRVSIEEISKKLGIPKSTVRYRVKRMEREKIIDGYYAKINPIKLGKDYLTIIFIRAKYGPAYHETIGKKLMEIPGVWGIYFIFGESDFVLLMRSRDRYDYLKKLEKIMNMKEVERTNTQIIAKVIKEDPRIDL